A genomic window from Centroberyx gerrardi isolate f3 chromosome 14, fCenGer3.hap1.cur.20231027, whole genome shotgun sequence includes:
- the LOC139928314 gene encoding rhodopsin, with translation MNGTEGPDFYVPMVNTTGIVRNPYEYPQYYLVSPAAYSALAAYMFFLILVGFPVNFLTLYVTIEHKKLRTPLNYILLNLAVANLFMVFGGFTTTMYSSMHGYFVLGRIGCNLEGFFATQGGEIALWSLVVLAIERWVVVCKPISNFRFGENHALMGLSLTWIMACSCSVPPLVGWSRYIPEGMQCSCGVDYYTRAPGVNNESFVVYMFSCHFMIPLTVIFFCYGRLLCAVKEAAAAQQESETTQRAEREVTRMVILMVIAFLVCWLPYASVAWFIFTHQGSEFGPVFMTIPAFFAKSSAIYNPMIYICMNKQFRNCMVTTLCCGKNPFEEEEGASSTASKTEASSASSSSVSPA, from the coding sequence ATGAATGGCACAGAGGGACCAGATTTCTATGTTCCTATGGTGAATACCACTGGCATCGTCCGGAATCCCTATGAATACCCTCAGTACTACCTTGTCAGCCCAGCGGCGTACTCCGCTCTAGCTGCCTACATGTTCTTCCTCATCCTGGTTGGCTTCCCTGTCAACTTCCTTACTCTGTACGTCACCATCGAACACAAGAAGCTGCGAACCCCTCTAAACTACATCCTGCTGAACCTGGCGGTGGCTAACCTCTTCATGGTGTTCGGAGGATTCACTACCACGATGTACAGCTCCATGCATGGCTACTTTGTCTTAGGACGCATCGGCTGCAACCTGGAAGGATTCTTTGCTACCCAAGGTGGTGAGATAGCGCTCTGGTCACTGGTTGTTCTGGCTATTGAAAGGTGGGTGGTCGTCTGCAAGCCCATCAGCAACTTCCGCTTCGGGGAGAACCACGCCCTCATGGGGTTGTCTCTCACCTGGATTATGGCGTGTTCTTGCTCCGTTCCCCCTCTTGTCGGCTGGTCTCGCTACATCCCCGAGGGCATGCAGTGCTCATGTGGAGTCGACTACTACACACGTGCCCCCGGTGTCAACAATGAGTCCTTCGTCGTCTACATGTTCTCGTGTCACTTCATGATTCCATTGACTGTTATTTTCTTCTGCTACGGCCGTCTGCTCTGTGCCGTCaaggaggctgctgctgcccagcAGGAGTCTGAGACCACCCAGAGGGCTGAGAGGGAAGTCACCCGCATGGTCATTCTCATGGTCATCGCCTTCCTGGTATGTTGGTTGCCGTATGCTAGCGTGGCCTGGTTCATCTTCACACACCAGGGCAGTGAGTTCGGGCCAGTCTTCATGACCATCCCGGCCTTCTTTGCCAAGAGCTCAGCCATCTACAACCCAATGATCTACATCTGCATGAACAAGCAGTTCCGTAACTGCATGGTCACCACCCTGTGCTGCGGGAAGAACCCCttcgaggaggaggagggagcatcCAGTACTGCCTCCAAGACCGAGGCCTCCTCTGCATCCTCCAGCTCTGTCTCCCCTGCATAA